Proteins from one Burkholderia oklahomensis C6786 genomic window:
- a CDS encoding histidine phosphatase family protein — protein sequence MSYQLPKRRRIYLMRHGDVTYFDASGRPFDQDAVPLNERGRMQASAAGRAFAEQNVRFDRVITSGLPRTIETARRVLAEIDQPLDIDIEPAWREIRGGFLADIPPEEQEAAFLRVLDGIVAEHTRFLGGETIGELIDRVLPPLAALRADPSWDTVLLVLHGGVNCALLSHATVPGHRLFIGTLSQSAGCINALDVGERDDDWVVRLVNYSPPEALHRDIRNTTMEVLYHQFLQSTRE from the coding sequence ATGTCCTATCAATTGCCGAAACGCCGCCGCATTTATCTGATGCGGCATGGCGACGTCACCTACTTCGACGCGAGCGGCCGTCCGTTCGACCAGGACGCCGTGCCGCTCAACGAGCGCGGCCGGATGCAGGCGAGCGCCGCGGGGCGCGCGTTCGCCGAGCAGAACGTGCGTTTCGACCGCGTGATCACGAGCGGCCTGCCGCGCACGATCGAAACCGCGCGGCGCGTGCTCGCGGAGATCGATCAACCGCTCGACATCGACATCGAGCCCGCGTGGCGCGAGATTCGCGGCGGCTTCCTCGCCGACATCCCGCCCGAAGAGCAGGAAGCCGCGTTCCTGCGCGTGCTCGACGGCATCGTCGCCGAGCACACGCGCTTTCTCGGCGGCGAGACGATCGGCGAGCTGATCGACCGCGTGTTGCCGCCGCTCGCCGCGCTGCGCGCGGATCCGTCGTGGGACACGGTGCTGCTCGTGCTGCACGGCGGCGTGAATTGCGCGCTCCTGTCGCACGCGACGGTGCCCGGACATCGGCTCTTCATCGGCACGCTGTCGCAGTCGGCGGGCTGCATCAACGCGCTCGACGTCGGCGAGCGCGACGACGACTGGGTCGTGCGGCTCGTCAACTACTCGCCGCCCGAAGCGCTGCACCGCGACATCCGCAACACGACGAT